One Gossypium hirsutum isolate 1008001.06 chromosome A11, Gossypium_hirsutum_v2.1, whole genome shotgun sequence genomic window carries:
- the LOC121210099 gene encoding uncharacterized protein, whose product MASSGFSPATPLVFNGEGYHIWVVKMKTYLQAFDLWEVVNSDVEPKPLRANPTVAQIRQHADEKTKRHKAMSCIQNSVSDAWDKLNEEFQGTERTRQQQLLNLRRDFENLKMKEEETVKQYSDRIMAVVNSIRLLGEQFSKARIVENVVSTLPQRYEAKIPSLEDSRDLTAYP is encoded by the exons ATGGCTTCATCAGGCTTCTCACCAGCTACACCACTAGTTTTTAATGGAGAGGGTtaccacatttgggtagtgaaaatgaagacctacctgcagGCATTCGATTTGTGGGAAGTggtcaactcagatgttgaaccaaAACCACTCAGAgccaatccaacagtggctcagatcaggcagcatgctgatgaaaAAACAAAGAGGCATAAAGCTATGTCATGTATCCAGAACAGTGTatctgat GCCTGGGATAAGTTGAATGAAGAGTTCCAAGGGACTGAAAGAACAAGGCAGCAGCAGCTACTGAATTTAAGAAGAGACTTTGAAAACTTGAAGATGAAAGAGGAAGAAACTGTCAAGCAGTACTCAGACAGAATCATGGCTGTAGTAAATAGCATAAGGCTACTTGGAGAACAATTTAGTAAAGCAAGAATTGTAGAGAATGTGGTCTCAACCCTACCTCAAAGATATGAGGCAAAGATCCCATCTCTTGAAGACTCGAGGGACTTGACAGCATATCCTTGA
- the LOC121209435 gene encoding disease resistance-like protein CSA1, whose translation MGCLLRSLPSSFQPENVVILLLSYSNIEQLWRENIPLYKLKVLNLKGSKNPIKTSDFTTAPNLETLVLEGCTRLVYVHPSVRDLKRLKLLNIRGCKSLRSFPTKIGMESLEKLIFSGCSNLESFSEIDGKMECLLELHLDGMGIKGLPISIGNLSSLVLLNLKDCRNLVSLPESIGIEVGMHAADKATKEQIVQHKLCR comes from the exons ATGGGATGCCTTTTAAGATCATTGCCTTCAAGTTTTCAACCGGAAAATGTTGTTATACTTCTCCTATCTTATAGCAACATTGAACAACTATGGAGGGAAAACATA CCTTTGTATAAGTTGAAAGTGCTCAACCTCAAAGGGTCCAAAAATCCGATCAAGACATCAGACTTCACAACTGCCCCAAATCTTGAAACCTTGGTTTTGGAAGGTTGTACTAGATTAGTATATGTTCATCCATCTGTTAGAGATCTTAAGAGGCTTAAACTTTTGAATATAAGAGGCTGCAAAAGTCTGAGGAGTTTTCCAACCAAAATTGGAATGGAATCTCTTGAAAAGTTAATTTTTTCAGGTTGTTCAAATCTTGAAAGCTTTTCAGAGATTGATGGCAAAATGGAATGTCTGCTAGAGCTTCATTTAGATGGGATGGGCATTAAAGGGCTACCTATTTCAATTGGAAATCTGAGCAGTCttgttttgttaaatttgaaaGACTGCAGAAACCTTGTGAGTCTCCCAGAGAGCATCGGTATTGAAGTTGGCATGCATGCAGCAGATAAAGCAACCAAGGAGCAGATCGTGCAACATAAGTTATGCAGATGA